A region of the Streptococcus oralis Uo5 genome:
GATATAAGATACGATGATGGAAACCACCATACTCAGAATATCAAATATCCCCCAAAACACTTGTTTTTGCTGTTTATTTAAAATTTCAACCAGATCAATCACATAATCTGTTAGTTTTTTATTCATAGGAATTTACTCCCCCTTAAAAGAGTCAGATGATACTGTTGTTATGATAGCCTAAATCATTCAGTCTATCGGGGCTTACTTTCTCTTTCTTAAAAGTTTGACGAAGATAAACTGACGTACAAAGCCTGGACAAAGTGCAACAATTGCCTGAATGGCTACACTTTTAGCATATTCCATGTAAGAAATTTGCCCTCGCTCAAGCATCCGTTGGCGAGCTTGACGATAGAGTTTAAGGTAACGCAAGCCACCTCGACGCTCAAACATCCCTGCACCGACACGAACCTTACACAAGATTTGATCTAGGTTCCCAGTCTTGGCACCTGCAGCAATCATATTGAGCCAAAGGAGGTCATCCTCCATGTAAAGGCCATCTTCGTAGTTGCCCGCCTTGAGGACCATGTCCTTTTTGAACATAACTGTCATATGGTTAAAGGCGCTTCTCATTCTCTGATAAGCCACAATGTCTGCATGCTGAGTTGGAACACGACGATAAGACACAATCTCATCTGGATTGTCAATGAACTCTGCGATATGCCCACCTAAGAGATCAAGATCTTCTTTCTCCATTAGCTGAAGCTGTTTCTCAAAACGATCCGGAACGGCTAAATCATCCGTATCCATGCGGGCAATAATGTCATACTGGCACTGTAAAACACCGTATCGAAGAGCCAAGCCTAAACCTTGGTTTTGTTCTAAGGGGCACCGTTTCACTGGAATGTCTGACTGAGCTTCCACTTCATCTAGCACCTGATAGAGTTCGGGTGTGAGCGGCCCGTCCTCAACAAGAACAAGTTCACTCGGTTTCAAGGTCTGGTTTTGAACACTTTTGATAGCATCTCTTAAAAACGTCGGATTTTCCTTTACATAGACCGACATCAAGACGCTGATTTTTTGCTTTTCAGGCACAGTTTTTCTCCAATGTATAGATTTCCTTCCACTATTTTATCACAAAATTTCCTAGTTTCCTATTTTTATATCAAATCAAGGAAAATTCTAGTAAAGAAATCCGTCCCTTTTCACTATATTTTCACTTTCATTGATTGATCTGTCTTGGCTGTCATTACTTGACATTATAAGGAAAAAACCTTAAAATAAGCTGTTATTAAAATCATCTTATCGAGGTTTTTATGAAAAAACAATCGCTCTTTTTTGTTCTAGGAATTGTCTTAATCGGGACCGTTTTACGTTCTCCCTTTACTGCTCTACCAACTATTTTAGGAGATATCGCTCAAGGACTAGGAGTGGAAGTCAGCTCTCTTGGGATTTTAACCAGTCTACCTCTCTTGATGTTTGCTCTTTTCTCTGCTTTTGCAAGCCGCTTGGCACAAAAAATCGGGTTGGAACATCTCTTTACTTACTGTCTCCTCCTCTTAACTGTTGGCTCTGTCATTCGGATTTTCAATCTTCCTCTTCTTTATCTAGGAACTCTGATCATCGGAGCAAGCATTGCGATCTTCAATGTACTGCTCCCAAGTATGATCCAGGCAAATCAGCCTCAAAAGATTAGTTTCCTAACAACTCTCTATGTCACTGCCATGGGAATTTCGACAGCCATCGCTTCTTATCTTTCGGTCCCTATCACCCAAGCTAGTTCTTGGAAGGGACTCATCCTCGTTCTCAGCTTTCTCTGTCTGGTCACTCTGCTAGTCTGGTTGCCAAATCATCGCCACAACCACCACCTAGAAAGCCAAAAAGAAAAGCAAGTCAAAGAGAATATTCTAAAAAGTAAAGATGTCTGGGCTATCATTATCTTTGGCGGGCTTCAGTCCTTGCTCTTTTATACAAGTATGACTTGGTTGCCAACTATGGCTGTTAGTGCTGGTATTTCTAATAGTGATGCAGCTCTCCTTGCTTCTATCTTCTCACTGATCAGCATTCCTTTTTCGATGACCGTTCCAAGTCTGACTACTCGTCTGTCAGATGGTCATCGTCGAGTCATGCTGGCAATTATCTCTATCGCTGGTATGATAGGAATTGCTATGCTCTTGTATCCAGCCAATAATTTCCTCTACTGGTTAGTCGTCCATCTCTTGATTGGAACGGCCTGCAGTGCCCTCTTCCCCTACCTCATGGTTTGCTTTTCACTTAAGACTAGCTCGCCTGAAAAGACTGCGCAACTCTCAGGTCTGGCACAAACAGGGGGTTACATCTTGGCGGCCTTTGGTCCTACCTTGTTTGGTTACAGTTTTGATCTTTTCCAATCTTGGGTTCCAGCGGTTCTTGCCCTTCTAGCCATCGATATCATCATGACTATCTCACTCTTTATGGTGGATCGGGCTGATAAAATCCTCTAAACTCCTAGTTTTTACTAGGAGTTTTTTTGATGAAAAATAGCATAAAAATCTAGTTATCCGCATAAAAACTGGACTTATCACACTTTATCAAGGTCAAAACCACTCAATTTACTACTAATTTACTACTTATGAATGAGCTTTGATACGACGATTTATCCTTGAAAAGTGAAGATATAAAGATACTTCCAATAAAATTTGAATATTTAATAGGTAGACACTTCAAAAAATGAGGTGTCTATTTTTTTACCCGATTTTGAAAGGAAGTGAACTTATGAAAACAAAAAATCAAGAATCAAAAGGTCGTTCCCCACTCTTTAAGACCATCAAACATTCATTCAGCCAATAAAAAAGAAAGGATAGGTAAAAATATGGAACTTAAATTTGTGATTCCCAACATGGAAAAAACATTCGGCAATTTAGAATTTGCTGGCGAGGATAAAGTCGTTCAGCGAAGAATCAACGGACGGCTAACTGTCTTATCAAGAAGCTATAATCTCTATTCTGATGTTCAAAGAGCAGATGATATTGTGGTGGTGCTTCCTGCTGAAGCTGGCGAAAAACATTTCGGCTTTGAGGAACGTGTGAAGTTAGTCAATCCACGTATTACCGCAGAGGGCTACAAAATCGGCACTCGTGGTTTTACAAATTACCTTTTACATGCTGACGACATGATAAAAGAATAAAGAAAGAGAGGAAAAATGATGAGATTAGCAAATGGCATTGTATTAGATAAAGACACGACTTTTGGAGAATTGAAATTCTCTGCTCTACGTCGTGAAGTGAGAATCCAAAATGAAGACGGGTCGGTTTCAGATGAAATCAAGGAACGTACCTATGACTTAAAATCCAAAGGACAAGGACGCATGATTCAAGTAAGTATTCCTGCCAGCGTGCCTTTGAAAGAGTTTGATTATAACGCACGGGTGGAACTTATCAATCCCATTGCGGACACCGTTGCTACTGCCACCTATCAAGGAGCAGATGTTGACTGGTATATCAAGGCAGACGATATTGTGCTGACAAAGGATTCTAGTTCATTCAAAGCTCAACCACAAGCAAAGAAAGAACCGACACAAGACAAATAGTCGCTAGGTAGAAAGGAGACTTTTTCGCATGAAACAGCGTGGTAAAAGGATTCGCCCATCTGGTAAAGATTTAGTCTTTCATTTTACGATAGCGTCACTCCTGCCTGTTTTCCTGCTGGTTGTCGGACTGTTTCATGTGAAGACAATCCAGCGGATTTTAACCTATCACAAGCAGATAAGATTGACATTCCCTATTTAATTATCAGTTTCAGTGTCGCAATTCTTATCTGCTTGCTGGTAGCGTTTGTATTCAAACGGGTTCGCTATGATACGGTTAAACAACTTTACCACCGTCAAAAACTGGCAAAGATGATACTTGAAAACAAGTGGTATGAATCTGAACAGGTCAAAACAGAGGGTTTCTTTAAAGATAGTGCTGGTCGTACAAAGGAAAAGATAACCTACTTCCCTAAAATGTATTATCGACTTAAAAATGGCTTGATACAGATACGGGTGGAAATCACGCTGGGAAAATATCAAGACCAACTCTTACACTTGGAAAAGAAATTAGAGAGTGGCTTGTACTGTGAGCTGACGGATAAAGAGTTAAAGGATTCCTATGTGGAATATACTTTGCTCTATGACACCATAGCCAGTCGTATTTCTATTGATGAAGTAGAAGCTAAAGATGGTAAACTTCGCTTAATGAAAAACGTATGGTGGGAATATGATAAGCTCCCTCATATGTTGATTGCTGGTGGTACAGGTGGCGGTAAAACTTACTTTATACTGACACTGATTGAAGCCTTGCTTCATACAGATTCAAAACTGTATATTCTTGACCCGAAAAATGCTGATCTTGCGGACTTAGGTTCTGTGATGGCAAATGTCTACTATAGAAAAGAAGACTTGCTTTCTTGCATTGAAACATTCTATGAAGAAATGATGAAACGTAGTGAGGAAATGAAGCAGATGAAGAACTATAAGACTGGCAAAAATTATGCTTACTTAGGTCTCCCGGCACACTTCTTAATCTTTGATGAATACGTCGCTTTCATGGAAATGCTGGGAACAAAAGAAAACACCGCAGTTATGAATAAGCTGAAACAGATTGTCATGTTAGGTCGTCAAGCTGGCTTCTTTCTAATACTGGCTTGTCAACGTCCAGACGCAAAATATTTAGGCGACGGAATCCGTGATCAGTTTAATTTCAGAGTGGCTTTAGGTCGTATGTCTGAAATGGGCTATGGCATGATGTTTGGCAGTGACGTACAAAAGGATTTCTTCTTAAAGCGAATCAAAGGTCGTGGCTATGTTGATGTAGGAACAAGTGTCATATCAGAGTTTTATACTCCCCTTGTACCAAAAGGATATGATTTCTTGGAGGAAATTAAAAAGTTATCCAACAGCAGACAGTCCACGCAGGCGACGTGCGAAGCGGAAGTCGCAGGTGTGGACTGATCTTGCTGGCTGGTGTGGCAATAGCCACGCCAGCACTTAACCCCCCGTATCTAACAGGGGGGTACAAATCGACAGGAAACAGTCAAAAAAACATTAGAAAATCCTTTGGTTACAAGGGATTTACAAAATTTCAGCGTATGTCAAATGGGCTTTAAAAGTTGACATACGCCTTTTTGATTGGAGGGATTTTTACTGAATGAACAAACTTGGTTACAGCATTTAAAAGAAAAACGCTTGGCTTATGGACTATCTCAAAACCGTTTAGCTGTTGCGACTGGTATTACAAGGCAGTATCTAAGCGATATTGAAACAGGAAAAGTCAAGCCATCAGAGGATTTACAGCAGTCCCTTTGGGAAGCTCTGGAACGCTTCAATCCCGACGCTCCCCTTGAAATGCTGTTTGATTATGTAAGAATTCGCTTTCCGACAACAGACGTACAGCAGGTGGTCGAAAACATCTTACAACTGAAACTGTCCTATTTTCTTCATGAGGACTATGGTTTCTATTCTTATTCAGAGCATTATGCTTTAGGCGACATATTCGTCCTTTGCTCCCATGAACTGGACAAAGGAGTTCTGGTGGAATTGAAAGGTCGTGGGTGCAGACAATTTGAAAGCTATCTTCTGGCACAACAAAGAAGCTGGTATGAGTTCTTTATGGACGTTTTGGTGGCTGGCGGTGTGATGAAACGCCTTGACCTTGCCATTAACGATAAGACAGGGATTTTAAATATCCCTGTACTCACTGAAAAGTGCCAACAGGAAGAATGTATCTCCGTCTTCCGCAGTTTTAAAAGCTATCGCAGTGGCGAACTGGTACGCAAAGAGGAAAAGGAATGTATGGGAAACACCCTCTATATCGGTTCATTACAAAGTGAAGTTTATTTCTGTATCTATGAAAAGGACTACGAGCAGTACAAGAAAAATGATATTCCCATTGAAGACGCAGAAGTAAAAAACCGTTTTGAGATTCGATTGAAAAATGAGCGTGCCTATTATGCAGTCCGTGATTTACTCGTCTATGACAATCCAGAGCATACCGCCTTTAAAATTATCAATCGGTATATCCGTTTTGTAGATAAAGACGATTCCAAACCTCGTTCTGATTGGAAACTGAATGAAGAATGGGCTTGGTTTATTGGGAACAATCGTGAACGATTAAAACTAACCACAAAACCAGAGCCTTACTCCTTCCAAAGGACGCTGAACTGGCTATCTCATCAAGTTGCCCCGACCTTAAAGGTTGCGATTAAACTTGATGAAATCAACCAGACGCAGGTTGTAAAAGACATTCTCGACCATGCGAAACTGACAGACCGACACAAGCAGATTTTGAAGCAACAGTCAGTAAAAGAACAGGACGTGATAACAACAAAAAAATAACTCAAATACAAATTCATTGAATATAGAGAGGAGAACATTTTTATGAATTTTGGACAAAACCTTTATAACTGGTTTCTATCAAACGCTCAATCACTGGTGCTTTTAGCAATCGTTGTGATTGGCTTGTATCTTGGCTTCAAGCGTGAGTTTAGCAAACTGATTGGCTTTTTAATTATTGCGATTATTGCGGTTGGCTTAGTCTTCAACGCTGCTGGAGTAAAAGACATTTTACTAGAGCTATTCAATCGCATTATTGGTGCTTAAATAAAACCGTTCTTTTGTGGAATATAAGTGGTTTTCTTATGTTCCGCAAAGGAATGGTACACCAAACGAAGTGCGGTAGGGATTTTTGAATCTCTACAAAGAAAGGACGTGAATATATGGACGATATGCAAGTCTATATTGCGAATTTAGGCAAATACAATGAGGGCGAATTGGTCGGTGCGTGGTTTACCTTTCCCATTGACTTTGAGGAAGTCAAAGAGAAAATCGGCTTGAATGATGAATATGAGGAATACGCCATTCATGACTACGAGTTACCCTTTACGGTTGACGAATACACTTCCATTGGCGAACTCAATCGACTATGGGAAATGGTATCGGAATTACCCGAAGAATTACAATCGGAGCTATCTGCTCTGCTCACTCATTTTTCAAGCATTGAAGAACTAAGCGAACATCAAGAGGATATTATCATTCATTCCGATTGTGATGATATGTATGACGTGGCACGCTACTACATTGAAGAAACGGGTGCTTTAGGCGAAGTACCAGCTAGTCTTCAAAACTATATTGATTATCAAGCCTATGGTCGGGATTTAGACCTTTCAGGAACGTTTATCTCAACCAATCATGGGATTTTTGAAATCGTCTATTAAATCTGTCGGTACATTACTACTGGCAGATTTTCTATTTTACGGGGTGGCTCAATCAGCTACCCCTATTTTTTATGAAAGGATTGATTACATGAAGAAAATACGAAGCTATACCAGTATCTGGTCTGTGGAAAAGGTACTGTATTCTATCAATGATTTTAGACTTCCGTTTCCCATAACCTTTACGCAAATGACATGGTTTGTCGTGTCACTCTTTGCAGTGATGATACTTGGCAACTTGCCCCCTCTTTCCATGATAGAGGGAGCATTTCTCAAATACTTTGGGATTCCTGTGGCTTTCACATGGTTTATGTCTACAAAAACTTTTGATGGTAAAAAGCCTTATGGATTTTTGAAGTCTGTCATTGCTTATGCACTGCGACCAAAGCTGACCTATGCAGGAAAAAAAGTAACGCTTGGCAGAAACCAGCCACAAGAAGCCATTACAGCAGTTAGGAGTGAATTTTATGGCATATCCAATTAAATACATTGAAAACAATCTCGTCTGGAATAAAGACGGGGAATGTTATGCTTACTATGAGCTTGTTCCTTACAATTACTCATTTCTAAGTCCAGAACAGAAAATACAAGTGCATGATTCTTTCAGACAGCTTATCGCACAAAATCGTGATGGCAAAATTCATGCTTTACAAATCAGTACAGAATCCAGCATACGTTCTGCACAAGAGCGTTCCAAAAATGAAGTCACTGGCAAGCTCAAAGCGGTTGCCTATGACAAAATCGACCAACAGACAGACGCTTTAATATCCATGATTGGCGAAAATCAAGTGAACTACCGTTTCTTTATCGGCTTTAAGTTGCTTCTCAACGATCAGGAGTTTTCTATGAAAAGTCTTACCGTTGAAGCAAAAAATGCTTTGTCTGATTTTGTCTATGATGTGAACCATAAGCTGATGGGCGATTTTGTTAGTATGAGTAATGATGAAATCCTGCGTTTTCAGAAGATGGAAAAGCTCTTAGAAAATAAAATCTCTCGTCGTTTCAAAATCCGCAGGTTAGATAAGGACGACTTCGGCTATCTGATTGAACACCTTTACGGACAGACAGGCACTGCCTATGAAGAGTATGAGTACCATCTATCAAAGAAAAAGCTGGATAATGAAACGCTGATTAAATACTATGACTTGATTAAGCCTACTCGCTGTTTGGTGGAAGAAAAACAGCGATATTTGAAAATCCAGCAGGAAGATGAAACCGTCTATGTAGCTTACTTTACCATTAACAGCATTGTCGGAGAACTGGACTTCCCGTCCTCTGAAATCTTCTACTACCAGCAACAGCAATTTACATTCCCGATTGATACGTCAATGAATGTGGAAATTGTAGCGAATCGTAAAGCCCTATCTACTGTCCGCAATAAAAAGAAAGAACTGAAAGACTTGGATAACCACGCTTGGCAAAGTGATAATGAAACCAGCTCCAATGTGGCGGAAGCTCTGGAAAGTGTGAATGAGCTGGAAACCAATTTAGACCAAAGCAAGGAATCTATGTACAAGCTGTCTTATGTGGTAAGGGTATCAGCAAATGATCTTGACGAACTCAAACGTC
Encoded here:
- a CDS encoding YdcP family protein; translated protein: MMRLANGIVLDKDTTFGELKFSALRREVRIQNEDGSVSDEIKERTYDLKSKGQGRMIQVSIPASVPLKEFDYNARVELINPIADTVATATYQGADVDWYIKADDIVLTKDSSSFKAQPQAKKEPTQDK
- a CDS encoding conjugal transfer protein, whose product is MKKIRSYTSIWSVEKVLYSINDFRLPFPITFTQMTWFVVSLFAVMILGNLPPLSMIEGAFLKYFGIPVAFTWFMSTKTFDGKKPYGFLKSVIAYALRPKLTYAGKKVTLGRNQPQEAITAVRSEFYGISN
- a CDS encoding glycosyltransferase, which codes for MPEKQKISVLMSVYVKENPTFLRDAIKSVQNQTLKPSELVLVEDGPLTPELYQVLDEVEAQSDIPVKRCPLEQNQGLGLALRYGVLQCQYDIIARMDTDDLAVPDRFEKQLQLMEKEDLDLLGGHIAEFIDNPDEIVSYRRVPTQHADIVAYQRMRSAFNHMTVMFKKDMVLKAGNYEDGLYMEDDLLWLNMIAAGAKTGNLDQILCKVRVGAGMFERRGGLRYLKLYRQARQRMLERGQISYMEYAKSVAIQAIVALCPGFVRQFIFVKLLRKRK
- a CDS encoding YdcP family protein encodes the protein MELKFVIPNMEKTFGNLEFAGEDKVVQRRINGRLTVLSRSYNLYSDVQRADDIVVVLPAEAGEKHFGFEERVKLVNPRITAEGYKIGTRGFTNYLLHADDMIKE
- a CDS encoding CynX/NimT family MFS transporter, coding for MKKQSLFFVLGIVLIGTVLRSPFTALPTILGDIAQGLGVEVSSLGILTSLPLLMFALFSAFASRLAQKIGLEHLFTYCLLLLTVGSVIRIFNLPLLYLGTLIIGASIAIFNVLLPSMIQANQPQKISFLTTLYVTAMGISTAIASYLSVPITQASSWKGLILVLSFLCLVTLLVWLPNHRHNHHLESQKEKQVKENILKSKDVWAIIIFGGLQSLLFYTSMTWLPTMAVSAGISNSDAALLASIFSLISIPFSMTVPSLTTRLSDGHRRVMLAIISIAGMIGIAMLLYPANNFLYWLVVHLLIGTACSALFPYLMVCFSLKTSSPEKTAQLSGLAQTGGYILAAFGPTLFGYSFDLFQSWVPAVLALLAIDIIMTISLFMVDRADKIL
- the mobT gene encoding MobT family relaxase, which gives rise to MEGFLLNEQTWLQHLKEKRLAYGLSQNRLAVATGITRQYLSDIETGKVKPSEDLQQSLWEALERFNPDAPLEMLFDYVRIRFPTTDVQQVVENILQLKLSYFLHEDYGFYSYSEHYALGDIFVLCSHELDKGVLVELKGRGCRQFESYLLAQQRSWYEFFMDVLVAGGVMKRLDLAINDKTGILNIPVLTEKCQQEECISVFRSFKSYRSGELVRKEEKECMGNTLYIGSLQSEVYFCIYEKDYEQYKKNDIPIEDAEVKNRFEIRLKNERAYYAVRDLLVYDNPEHTAFKIINRYIRFVDKDDSKPRSDWKLNEEWAWFIGNNRERLKLTTKPEPYSFQRTLNWLSHQVAPTLKVAIKLDEINQTQVVKDILDHAKLTDRHKQILKQQSVKEQDVITTKK
- a CDS encoding antirestriction protein ArdA, giving the protein MDDMQVYIANLGKYNEGELVGAWFTFPIDFEEVKEKIGLNDEYEEYAIHDYELPFTVDEYTSIGELNRLWEMVSELPEELQSELSALLTHFSSIEELSEHQEDIIIHSDCDDMYDVARYYIEETGALGEVPASLQNYIDYQAYGRDLDLSGTFISTNHGIFEIVY